The genomic interval ATATTACTGGTAATTTACTGATGCTTCCAGCTACACTTCAAACTATAATTGAGCAATATATTCAGGCCTACAACCAGTTTGATGTGCCGGGAATGCTTACTCACCTGCATCCGGATATTGAATTCAGAAATATTTCCAATGGAGAAGTTACGCATTCTTTAAAAGGAAAAGCTGCTTTTAGAGAACAAGCTGAACAGGCTGTCAGGTATTTTAGCCAGCGGAAGCAAAGCATTCAACACATTAATTTTCAGCCCGATCAGGCAGAAGTACTGCTTGACTATGTAGCAGTATTAGCGATAGATTTACCCAATGGGATGAAAAAAGGCGACACTTTA from Rhodocytophaga rosea carries:
- a CDS encoding nuclear transport factor 2 family protein, producing MLPATLQTIIEQYIQAYNQFDVPGMLTHLHPDIEFRNISNGEVTHSLKGKAAFREQAEQAVRYFSQRKQSIQHINFQPDQAEVLLDYVAVLAIDLPNGMKKGDTLQLKGKSVFRFQYQQIILIEDIS